TCGTCAGTCCCTTCAGCTGCCCTTGTGGTGCCAGAGAATAGACCCCCAGACCATTAATAACAGCGCGCTGCTCTGTCCCGTATTCCGTTGCAAAAGCAAGGCCTGTGTTCATTTCACCAAGCGGTCTCGTAATCATCGTTGTCGATCCGCCGCCGTCAAGGTTCATCCCTTTCCACACGCCAATACTTACCATGAATTTCTGCAGTTCAGACAGTGACATTCCCGAGCTTGAGCTGTTATCCTGAACTGCAATTAAATACACATATCTGCCGTCTTGGGAATACCCTACTGCCGTGCGGGCACGGTACCCTCCAATACTCGATACATCTCTTGAAAAGGAGGAGGCTCCCCCACCATTCACGAGCAGCGTATGCCCGCCAATCATCATATCCAAGTTGTCCGGATTCACGGTTTGTCCCGTGGTCTTCGCAATCAGCTTATAATCCGCACGAATGGATTGTCCAACGGCCAGATTCGTATTGATCCAGTCTCCTGCCGTACCATGAGCGCGCAAAATATACGCACCCTCCGGAATGGTCGTGTTGAGTGGAGTTTTATAGGAAATCTGCTGAATGACATCATTCTGTACCAGCACTTCTGTAGCAGCAGCAGTGGCCGGATCATTCGGCCGCTTCACTGAAGTCCATGCGGATGTATAAATATACATCGAATTGGCATGACTGTATTTGACAGAGCCGGACTCCAGAGTGTAATCTTCCTTATTCATTCCTCTCAGCTTAAAGGTAGACCCATTCGAAGCCGTAACCGAGCCTTCAAAGCTGTATTCATCAATCATCGGTTTGCCGTCCTTGGTTACCGTCAATGCCTGCATCCCCGACAGCTCGGAAGGGGTCGACATCAGCACGCCATTCATCACCTGACCGCCAATCGGCGCGCCTTCCCCGCTCACATTAAAATAATCACCATTCACGCCGGCTACTGCGCCGGTTTCCTTCACCATTCCCCCAGTGCTCTGTTTGCTGTTGAACTTGCCTTGTTTACCTGTCATCACATCCAATTTCACATTCGGATTGTTCAAATCCACCTGAATTACATTCGCCAGCACGTTTGATGAAGCCCCAGAACGCGTTGTTGTATATCGATAATTGATCATTTTGGCTCCCGCCGTGATCATCTCTTCTGATATTTTGGTTGTACTTGCCGCCATGGCCACACTTGATATTTGAAGGGTATCCTGCAGTACCTGCCCTGTTCCAAGAACGGGGGTCACCCATAATACGCCTGCGATCGTCACAATCATCCACTTCTTGCCTGATCTTGCCGCCAGTTTCCCCGTTTGCTTCCTCTCTTTGCTCATAAAAAAAGCGCCTCTCCCATCCTATGTGCTTTCTATTAATGAGTTCAGCCCCGCAAGCCTCTGTAATAGAGATTCACGGAGCTGAAGACACGAACATCCTCTCAATAATAGACTGCTAAAAATGGAAAAAGTTACGCTCTTTCTCTAACTTTATGAATAGAATCTAGCAAGTTGAACATATCTATCGGTTTTGTTGAAAATATATACAAAGGGATCTGCATCTATTTCATCTATCCACTAGACTTCGGTGCCTTTGCTCTACTATGACTCTCTTATTCTGTATAAATGCTCAGCATTCGAGTAATCATCACCGCTGCCTGTGCTCGTGTCGCCTGACCGCCAGGCTTGAACGTATTGTGTGTCATCCCCTCGATGATCCCTTGCTGGACAGCCTCGGCCACGATATTGGGTGCTTGAATGTACACACGATCCTTGAACTTGCTCAGGATGCTGTTCGGTGTACCGTTAAGTGCCGATTCATGACCGCCATAGTGCAGTGCACGAACCATCATAATCGCCATCTGCTCACGCGTGATCAGCTGATCAGGTTTAAAAGTACCGTCCTGATGCCCTGTAATGATGCCCGCCTTGGTGGCTGCACCGATGTAAGCGCCAGATATGCTGTAAGGAACGTCTCCGAATCGGCGTGATTCTTCAAAATCACCATCTAGACCAAGACTTCTTGCGATCATTCCGGCAAACTCTGCCCGGGTAATCGGCCGGTCAGGTTCATAGTTTGATCCTCCAGGCTGATCAATGATCCACATCGAAGCCAGTCTTTCAATAGAAGTTCTTGCCCAGTGGCTATACATGCCTACATAGGACACTGAATGATTTGCCGGAACGACCGCTTGATTGCCAGCTAGTTTCGCTTGCACAATATGTGCATCCCTTGTCTTGGTCATTCGGAACGGAACAGGGCTTAGTCTCTGAATCGTGTTATCCATCTTCACGAGTCCAAGTGTACTGCTGCTTACGGTGCCACTTAATCGAAGATATAGCTGTCCGTTAGATGCCAGGGCTGTTTTATATGTTGATGAATCGTTAGACACATAAGTGCTTGCATCCATGATACTGGACAGCTTGGATGCTGAGCTTTGTCCGAGCAATTGATCCATAGCTACAGAAGATGAAGGAGTTACCGCTTCTAACTGAATGTACAGTGTCGCTCCGCTAATCGTTGTATTCGCGGCTCCTGCCATCGTATTCAGCTCAAGCTGGCTTACAGGAACCGTATACAGCGTATCTCCATATCTGACCCCGATGACAGCTCTTGAATTCAATCGTTTCATCTCATCGAGTGCCTGCAGCTTGAAACCAACGACAGCAGCGCCCTCTGTCTGAGGAACTTCGACAGCGACCAGCGGTGTGCCTCCGGACGCATTTATATACGTATAAGCTTGTTTAAGCAGCTCCGTGCTCGGCGTATAAGCATTCGCGCTGCGGTTATACTTCGACATTACCGACGACTTGGCTGCTGCAATACTATTCAGCACATAACCTGTCTCGTTAAAGAGTGACGAATCAAGTACAGTAAGCCCGCTTGGCATACTGGTCGAGCCTCCGCCTGTTGTGCTGCTCGTTCGGTTCTGGAGCGCAAATGGTCCAAAACCTGTTATAGTCTCTCCTGTGGCTGACTTCAGCGGTATAGCACCAGGTGAGTAAGCAAGCGTGACATTCTGTCCGGCATATACCGGAGCAGTGAGTGTTATGGTCACCGTCTGATTCTGCACCGAAGCGGATGCAACTTGAACGCCTTGACCACCCGCGATGATCGTGAACTGAGATGGAGTAATTGAGCTCTGCATCTGCATCGCTTCCGACATGGTCAAGGTTACGGTTTGGCTCTGGACTGAACCCTGTTTTACACTGCCGCTCCCATACACCATAACCGGAATCAGATCAAGATACCCTGCAGGATTGTAGTTCAGATCGGTCAACCGCTTCACACCAGGAATATAGGATAACGTCACATCCTGATTCATGGCTAGCGAGTTAGCCAGCGTTAATTCTACGGTATCTTCATTAACCTCGACACTGTTCACATACAACGGACTTCGATTAACCAGGACAGAGAACTGGCTTTTTAATGGAAGATTATCGGTTCGAAGTGCTTCATTGTATTGTATGTACAGCTTATTACCACCTGCCCAGGTCTCTACGAACTCAGGAGCTCTGGTATCATAGCTGTTCCGAACAAAGAAATCACCAAACCCGGGAAGTGCCTGTTCCCTGTAGTCTTTCAGCGGATAGGATCCCGGCGTATAAGTTACACGAACAACTTCTCCATCCGTCACTGCCCGACTCAAAATAAGCGTAACCGCTGATCCGCTGCTTATGCTAATACTGCTTACACCTATACTGTTGCCATTCGCAGTGACTTGGAACTGATCCCGGGCATTGGAAGCTGTCACTTTTACACTTTCGGTAAAGTATAAATATAGCGTGTTTCCGTACACGGTCCCTTCTCTCGGCTTGGACAACACAGAGTCGAGGTCATTCACAATCTCGCGATTTGAGAAGGAGGCAGCCGAGTTTCCCGATAAATCCTGTACCGGTCTTACACCCGGCGTGTAGGACAAACGGACAACCTGACCTACCGCAACTCCTGTGTCCAGCATGACATAGACGGTATCCCCGGATACACTGACATCGCTAATTCCGCGATTCTCTCCGTTCACAGTTACTGAGTAACTGGAAGTCAGTGGTTTGACGTTTGTACCTAGCACCTCATTGTATGTCAGTCGGATAAGGGTATTGGTGTACATTTTGGAGGATTGTAGTACAGGAGCGGTCGTGTCCCTCGTATACGTCTTGAAGCTCCACGATCTGCTTCCTGTTAGTCCTGCAAACGTATTTCCTGCTGCATCTCTAAACACACCACCGGGTACATCAACCTGGTATGTTGTATTGTGCTCCAGTTGTGCAGTCGGGGTGATCACAAGCTGTCTAGGATTGGATGAATTAATAACTGTACGTGCACCAACAGTCGACCCGCCTGCCTTACGAAGCGTCACAGATCCAGTATATTCAGGGTTCAGCGTCTTATTAAACGTAAGTATAAGCGGTTGATCCACCGGTGCACTCATGCTTCCATCACTAGGAGATAAGGACGATACCGTAAGCGCAGATGTATCGGTTGACACCGTAAAGCTCCAGCTTCCCTTGGCTATGGGCTGACTTCGATTCTGATACGCATCCCAGAATGCCCCTAACGGGACAACGACATCATATACAGTATTATTTTCTAATGCTGTTGTTGGCGTAATCCGAATAGTGCTCGTTCCGCCGCCACTCACGCGGGAAGAGGTTACAGGAATTGTATCCACAACTTGATTATTCGATCGTTGGATAATCTCAATACTGCCTGCCGCTGGATACATGTCTTTGCTGAATTTCAGAGCTAGCGAAGAAGCAGGGAGTACTCCTGCTGCATTATGGGCAGGTGTCTTTTCTACGACAGGGACTTCTCCCATCCCCTCTGTCCAGAAGCGCCATGTTCCTGCATCTTGTATGCCTTCAAAAGGGACATCCTGCTCGTTCACAAAGGCACCGTTGTCTATCAGAACATAATATCCACCGCTGCTCAGCTCATCTGTACCCATATCGAAGGTAATGTATGTACCATATCCGCCAGAAGGAACTTCTGTTCCGTCTTTATGATCAAATATTTTCACTTCTGTATCCATATCAAATTGCTTGACCTTGCGATTGTCGGACAGACTCTGGATCATTACCGATCCGCCATCCTGCCCTTTTCTTACAGACTCCGTCAACTGAATGGACAAGCTTGGCTTCTTAGATACCTCAACTTGCCCAGAGTACGGTTTCAGCTCCTGCACATCCTCAATCTGAGCCGTCATTGTCTGTCCTGTCATCACCTGAGGGGAAGTTGCAAGCTGAGAACTTACCTGCAGCGACATGTTTTGTCCTGTTGTTATCTGTACGGGTGCATCTGCATAGGCTGAACCTACTCCTGTACTGACAGCAGCTTGGAGGGTTAGTGCACAGACCAGCGCCCATGATAATCCTTTTTTCATTATGCAGCACTCACTCCTTTCCATTTTGCACTCTAAAATAATCCAGACCTCTTCTTTACATCGGTTAAATGGAAAATATAGTTTAGTCATCACGCGCCCAACGTTCGAATCCAGGCTCTCCACAATGACTTCACAACGAAAAAAAGCCCTCGATGGTTATCCATCGAAGGCTTAAATTTGGTCGCTCTCGTATATCGAGCTTATTCAATCCGTTCTATCCGTATCTGCTTGCTAATTATAGACCAGCTTGGCTCTTCAATACGTCTGCTTTGTCCATGCGTTCCCAAGGCAGATCGATATCTGTACGGCCGAAGTGGCCATATGCCGCTGTTTGCTTGTAAATCGGACGACGCAGATCCAGCATGCGAATAATGCCAGCCGGACGAAGGTCGAAGTTGTTCCGCACGAGTTCAACCAGCTTCTCTTCACTGATCTTGCCTGTGCCATAGGTATCGACGTTAATCGATACCGGATTCGCTACACCGATCGCATATGCAAGCTGAATCTCCACCTTGTCAGCAAGTCCTGCTGCAACGAGATTCTTCGCTACATAACGCGCTGCATAAGCTGCAGAACGGTCTACCT
This sequence is a window from Paenibacillus urinalis. Protein-coding genes within it:
- a CDS encoding SwmB domain-containing protein; the protein is MKKGLSWALVCALTLQAAVSTGVGSAYADAPVQITTGQNMSLQVSSQLATSPQVMTGQTMTAQIEDVQELKPYSGQVEVSKKPSLSIQLTESVRKGQDGGSVMIQSLSDNRKVKQFDMDTEVKIFDHKDGTEVPSGGYGTYITFDMGTDELSSGGYYVLIDNGAFVNEQDVPFEGIQDAGTWRFWTEGMGEVPVVEKTPAHNAAGVLPASSLALKFSKDMYPAAGSIEIIQRSNNQVVDTIPVTSSRVSGGGTSTIRITPTTALENNTVYDVVVPLGAFWDAYQNRSQPIAKGSWSFTVSTDTSALTVSSLSPSDGSMSAPVDQPLILTFNKTLNPEYTGSVTLRKAGGSTVGARTVINSSNPRQLVITPTAQLEHNTTYQVDVPGGVFRDAAGNTFAGLTGSRSWSFKTYTRDTTAPVLQSSKMYTNTLIRLTYNEVLGTNVKPLTSSYSVTVNGENRGISDVSVSGDTVYVMLDTGVAVGQVVRLSYTPGVRPVQDLSGNSAASFSNREIVNDLDSVLSKPREGTVYGNTLYLYFTESVKVTASNARDQFQVTANGNSIGVSSISISSGSAVTLILSRAVTDGEVVRVTYTPGSYPLKDYREQALPGFGDFFVRNSYDTRAPEFVETWAGGNKLYIQYNEALRTDNLPLKSQFSVLVNRSPLYVNSVEVNEDTVELTLANSLAMNQDVTLSYIPGVKRLTDLNYNPAGYLDLIPVMVYGSGSVKQGSVQSQTVTLTMSEAMQMQSSITPSQFTIIAGGQGVQVASASVQNQTVTITLTAPVYAGQNVTLAYSPGAIPLKSATGETITGFGPFALQNRTSSTTGGGSTSMPSGLTVLDSSLFNETGYVLNSIAAAKSSVMSKYNRSANAYTPSTELLKQAYTYINASGGTPLVAVEVPQTEGAAVVGFKLQALDEMKRLNSRAVIGVRYGDTLYTVPVSQLELNTMAGAANTTISGATLYIQLEAVTPSSSVAMDQLLGQSSASKLSSIMDASTYVSNDSSTYKTALASNGQLYLRLSGTVSSSTLGLVKMDNTIQRLSPVPFRMTKTRDAHIVQAKLAGNQAVVPANHSVSYVGMYSHWARTSIERLASMWIIDQPGGSNYEPDRPITRAEFAGMIARSLGLDGDFEESRRFGDVPYSISGAYIGAATKAGIITGHQDGTFKPDQLITREQMAIMMVRALHYGGHESALNGTPNSILSKFKDRVYIQAPNIVAEAVQQGIIEGMTHNTFKPGGQATRAQAAVMITRMLSIYTE